A genomic segment from Sparus aurata chromosome 20, fSpaAur1.1, whole genome shotgun sequence encodes:
- the LOC115571554 gene encoding stonustoxin subunit alpha-like has protein sequence MSSEVMNIAALGRPFTLGMLYDARRDELIPGLTLWDEKTLKEKTVEMTKPWSDFYHSASDSIESKSSLMDIEASLKASFLCGLVEVDASAKYLNDTKKFKNQSRVTCRYNATTHFNQLSVIQGETMNTQQVDVIKKGTATHVVTGILYGANAFFVFDSDKLEASSVQDIQGQMEAVIKKIPSFNVEGQADIKLTDEEKELTNKFSCKFYGDFILDSNPVTFVDAVKTYVELPKLLREKGKDTVPLKVWLLPLKVFDTTAAELKREISAGLVWKVQNALEDLREIQMRCNDSLDDTVVQNLPQIQEELNKFQNCCNRYVSNLQTTMAKELPSIRDGKEDESSVKKLLDNRNKSPFSHEKLDKWLDHKEREINVIRSCVEMMEGTKIVHNQSELDREVLAAGVDDALCFVFTSLQSADPCLDEMDQYLDSPKESTNEDLDSPKGSTNEVPWYYSDEVFTQMREKAKCLKEFAKSLKSNSRFCFLVAAITNEKYTGATIYRYRNGELVSEDFSKPALPPVRNITNKRDLIWYACDLTLDPNTANGYLHLSEDNKKATCGSWLNYPDHPERFDSLTQVLCKEGLSGRHYWEVEMSNGGTLSFYRVSSNNLEHLYTFDSSFTDPVYPGLWAYWNGNYAHICPVEHEQ, from the exons GTTTGACATTGTGGGATGAAAAAACTCTTAAAGAGAAAACAGTTGAAATGACAAAACCATGGAGTGACTTTTACCATTCTGCATCTGACTCCATTGAATCCAAGTCCTCTCTGATGGACATTGAAGCTTCTCTGAAGGCCAGTTTCCTGTGTGGACTGGTTGAAGTTGATGCATCTGCCAAGTATCTGAATGATACGAAGAAATTCaagaatcagagcagagtgacgTGTCGGTACAACGCTACCACACACTTCAATCAGTTGTCAGTGATTCAAGGTGAAACCATGAACACCCAACAGGTAGATGTCATCAAGAAGGGCACAGCAACACATGTAGTCACAGGAATCCTTTATGGGGCAaatgctttctttgtgtttgacagtgaCAAGTTAGAAGCCAGCAGCGTTCAGGACATCCAGGGCCAGATGGAGGCTGTGATCAAGAAGATCCCCTCATTTAATGTTGAGGGTCAAGCTGACATCAAGctgactgatgaagaaaaagaactgACCAACAAATTCTCCTGCAAATTCTACGGAGACTTCATTCTTGACAGCAACCCTGTAACATTTGTAGATGCAGTTAAGACCTATGTAGAGCTTCCAAAActgctgagagaaaaaggaaaagatacTGTTCCTCTGAAGGTCTGGCTGCTGCCTCTGAAGGTCTTTGACACGACTGCAGCTGAGCTGAAGAGAGAGATCAGTGCTGGATTAGTGTGGAAGGTGCAGAATGCTCTCGAAGATTTAAGAGAAATACAAATGAGATGCAACGATTCTCTGGACGACACAGTGGTACAGAATCTTCCACAGATCCAAGAAGAGTTAAACAAGTTCCAAAACTGTTGTAATCGTTACGTGTCTAACCTCCAGACAACCATGGCGAAGGAACTTCCCTCAATCCGTGACGGTAAAGAAGACGAGAGCTCAGTAAAAAAACTCCTTGATAACAGAAACAAGTCaccattcagtcatgaaaaactAGACAAGTGGCTGGatcataaagagagagaaatcaacGTCATCAGGTCCTGTGTGGAAATGATGGAGGGAACAAAGATCGTCCATAATCAGTCAGAGCTGGACAGAGAGGTTCTTGCTGCAGGTGTCGATGATGCTCTGTGCTTCGTCTTCACCTCCCTGCAGAGTGCTGACCCCTGCCTGGATGAGATGGACCAATACCTGGATTCACCTAAAGAAAGTACCAATGAAGACCTGGATTCACCGAAAGGAAGTACCAATGAAGTCCCATGGTACTACTCAGATGAAGTTTTTACCcaaatgagagaaaaagccAAATGTTTGAAAGAATTTGCCAAATCCTTGAAGAGCAACAGCAGATTCTGTTTCCTGGTAGCTGCCATCACAAATGAGAAATACACCGGAGCAACCATCTACCGCTACAGGAACGGTGAACTGGTGTCTGAGGATTTCTCAAAGCCCGCCCTCCCTCCTGTGAGGAACATCACAAACAAAAGAGATTTGATCTGGT ACGCCTGTGATCTCACCctggacccaaacacagcaaacgGCTACCTCCATCTATCTGAGGACAACAAGAAGGCAACATGTGGTAGCTGGCTGAACTATCCTGATCACCCAGAGAGGTTTGACAGTCTTACTCAGGTGTTGTGCAAAGAGGGGTTGAGTGGGCGCCATTACTGGGAGGTAGAGATGAGTAATG GTGgaactctgtccttctacagagtctcctcgaACAACCTGGAACATCTTTACACTTTTGACTCCAGCTTCACTGACCCTGTGTATCCAGGCCTGTGGGCTTATTGGAATGGCAATTATGCGCACATTTGTCCAGTTGAACACGAGCAATGA